A stretch of the Balneola vulgaris DSM 17893 genome encodes the following:
- a CDS encoding efflux RND transporter permease subunit, protein MMDKFANFVLAHPRLITFFIFVLVVLAALPASKIRTDFDLENFYPDTDPTVQSYRYLEEEFGRDDNIIMVGFKDSTFFTKEGLLQLKQIVDSVKQIPLVEDVRSVWSAEEMVNNNGSLTFDPFLDEDSLAHSLSSAKANITQDPFAAGFFIDEGAQTTAFYIEIEEENNTYETRNALINELNSILESYPETDFKITGIPYFRNQYVNTLNGEVIFYISFSSVLIIILLWYLYRSISGVIIPMLIVWFTVLFTVAAITLTGGYLEIMSSTIAPILLCVGVADSIHMISKFDDAIQNGFEKSKAILEMLLTLGSATFLTSITTAIGFGTLITSSVVPMKRFGLYTALGVLIAYTITILFLPAIIKITKIDRVFKENGGRLYTWIAEKLSLLSIFNRRYFKTISISAILICGLIGLGMFKLNVNGRVFDDVSRSSVLIQDSNFFSEELAPAFPLEFVIDTKVESGITDPRLLNKVDQFQAHLLSYPEIKRATSFTTLIKELHETMAPDKAELSTIPNNPALLSQYLLLLEITGNDVLSRVTDFDYQKLRIAAQTEDAGSMRINEIRASIEEYISSNFVEEEIDVLITGSTILSANLVGKMVYSLASSIGLAFICISILMAFLFKDLKMVLISLIPNIMPLVLIAGIMGILGIDIKPSTAVIFTIAFGIAVDDTIHYLARFRIELKRGLDIQEALEITTQKTGRAIIITSFILLAGFGTLITSAFTSTTLMGILVAATILFAVIADLIVLPSLFYWLNPKLKDIRAKN, encoded by the coding sequence ATGATGGATAAGTTTGCTAACTTTGTATTGGCCCATCCTCGGCTAATAACTTTTTTTATTTTTGTACTCGTTGTATTGGCTGCATTGCCGGCATCTAAGATTAGAACCGACTTCGATCTTGAAAATTTTTACCCTGATACAGACCCAACGGTTCAATCCTATCGATACTTAGAAGAAGAGTTTGGACGAGATGATAATATCATCATGGTTGGGTTTAAGGATTCTACCTTTTTCACTAAAGAAGGACTGCTTCAACTCAAACAAATTGTAGATTCAGTTAAGCAGATTCCTTTGGTTGAAGATGTTCGCAGTGTATGGTCGGCCGAAGAAATGGTAAACAACAACGGCTCACTTACCTTTGATCCTTTTTTAGATGAAGATTCTTTAGCCCATTCACTTTCTTCTGCTAAAGCGAATATCACACAAGACCCTTTTGCTGCTGGCTTTTTTATTGATGAAGGCGCTCAGACCACCGCATTTTATATAGAGATAGAGGAAGAGAATAACACCTACGAAACTCGGAATGCTCTGATCAATGAACTCAATTCAATTTTAGAGAGCTATCCCGAAACTGATTTCAAAATTACGGGCATCCCCTATTTCAGAAATCAGTATGTAAACACCTTAAACGGGGAGGTAATTTTTTATATCTCTTTCTCGTCGGTGCTGATAATAATACTGCTATGGTATCTCTACCGAAGTATATCAGGGGTGATTATTCCGATGTTAATCGTTTGGTTCACCGTTCTATTTACGGTTGCAGCCATCACGCTTACTGGAGGCTACTTAGAGATTATGAGTAGTACCATTGCGCCCATCCTGCTCTGTGTGGGGGTGGCCGATTCCATACATATGATCTCCAAATTTGATGACGCCATTCAAAATGGATTCGAAAAGAGTAAAGCCATCCTCGAAATGTTGTTGACCCTTGGAAGTGCCACTTTCCTAACAAGTATCACAACAGCTATAGGCTTCGGCACCTTAATCACCAGCTCTGTGGTTCCTATGAAGCGATTCGGCTTATATACAGCCCTTGGAGTTCTCATCGCTTACACTATTACCATACTATTCTTACCTGCTATCATTAAGATTACCAAAATTGATCGAGTCTTTAAAGAAAATGGTGGACGTTTATATACTTGGATTGCCGAAAAATTAAGTCTGCTTTCCATCTTCAATAGAAGATATTTTAAAACCATTTCCATATCGGCCATATTGATTTGTGGATTGATTGGACTAGGCATGTTCAAACTCAATGTAAACGGTCGCGTGTTTGATGATGTAAGTCGCAGTTCAGTATTAATTCAAGACAGTAATTTTTTCTCTGAAGAACTAGCCCCTGCCTTCCCACTTGAATTTGTAATCGACACGAAAGTTGAAAGTGGCATTACCGATCCTAGGTTACTGAACAAAGTAGATCAATTTCAGGCACACCTTCTATCCTACCCTGAAATTAAAAGAGCGACTTCGTTCACCACGCTTATCAAAGAGCTACACGAGACTATGGCTCCAGACAAAGCCGAACTATCAACTATCCCTAATAACCCTGCCCTTCTTTCCCAATATTTGTTACTACTAGAAATTACTGGAAACGATGTACTTTCTCGAGTTACGGATTTCGACTACCAAAAATTACGTATTGCTGCACAAACGGAGGATGCAGGCTCGATGCGAATTAATGAAATCCGAGCTTCAATCGAGGAGTATATCTCCAGCAACTTTGTGGAGGAGGAAATAGATGTACTCATCACGGGCTCCACTATACTAAGTGCAAATTTAGTAGGCAAAATGGTGTATTCGCTCGCAAGCAGTATCGGCTTAGCTTTTATCTGTATTTCCATACTAATGGCCTTCCTATTCAAAGACCTTAAGATGGTGCTCATTTCTCTGATCCCAAATATTATGCCGTTAGTATTAATTGCTGGAATCATGGGAATACTTGGCATCGACATCAAACCTTCCACAGCGGTGATCTTTACCATTGCTTTTGGGATTGCTGTAGACGACACCATCCACTACTTAGCGCGATTTAGGATAGAGCTGAAGAGAGGTTTAGACATTCAGGAAGCTTTAGAAATAACTACGCAGAAAACAGGTCGAGCAATCATAATAACGAGCTTCATTCTACTTGCTGGTTTTGGGACATTAATCACGAGTGCATTCACCTCAACAACGCTGATGGGAATACTGGTTGCCGCCACCATTTTGTTTGCTGTAATTGCCGACTTAATCGTGCTACCATCCCTCTTCTATTGGTTGAATCCTAAATTGAAGGATATCCGAGCAAAGAATTAA
- the tmk gene encoding dTMP kinase, producing MLITFEGIDGSGKSTQIELLKDKLQKAGHKVVVLREPGGTDISELIRGMLLNPEIEIDPVTELLLFSSARSQLMAEKVKPLLAENAVVILDRFYDSTTAYQGYGRGSLPLEQVHQINTVASHSIAPDLTFYLKLSLEESAKRTAHMQKDRMEKSGEAFFRRVIQGFDDLAEQEDRFVTIDASQSQDQVHTQIVEHISIL from the coding sequence ATGCTTATAACATTCGAAGGTATCGATGGAAGTGGTAAATCCACTCAAATCGAATTATTAAAAGACAAACTCCAAAAAGCTGGACACAAAGTAGTAGTACTTCGTGAACCTGGTGGTACGGATATATCGGAGCTTATTCGTGGGATGCTTCTAAATCCTGAAATTGAAATCGATCCGGTAACAGAATTACTTCTTTTTTCATCGGCACGTTCTCAGCTTATGGCCGAGAAAGTAAAACCTTTGTTAGCCGAGAATGCCGTTGTGATCCTCGATCGTTTTTATGATTCAACTACCGCTTATCAAGGTTATGGCCGTGGAAGTTTGCCCTTAGAGCAAGTGCATCAAATTAATACCGTAGCCTCTCATAGTATCGCACCCGATCTAACTTTCTACCTCAAGTTGAGCCTCGAAGAATCCGCGAAGCGAACGGCTCACATGCAAAAAGATCGCATGGAAAAGTCTGGAGAAGCATTTTTCCGTAGAGTGATTCAAGGTTTTGATGATTTAGCGGAACAGGAAGACCGATTTGTGACCATCGATGCTTCTCAATCCCAAGATCAAGTGCATACCCAAATTGTAGAGCATATCTCCATCCTTTAA
- a CDS encoding PspC domain-containing protein, whose protein sequence is MAQQMKNKTGSKTGSATLEFEEFELQSTMQEFLKDETKDEGKGIWNFSTFAGLGMLFIAMTYMLQLIGLPIGSGLANFSVDAISALPIIGGILVTLVGFGYLVGDRRKERKAKRAEKKKAKSRKKYTNDIHGSEEFAKTSGLENNLDSSSSSSSRRSSSRSTSSAAYDMDSFGYRHARRLMKSRTDKKFAGVCGGLAKYFGLSSTVVRFIFGAVFIMGWGTSLLIYIGLALAMPKEPIEMMDDFDF, encoded by the coding sequence ATGGCACAACAGATGAAGAATAAAACGGGTTCAAAAACTGGCTCGGCTACATTAGAATTTGAAGAGTTTGAACTGCAATCAACCATGCAGGAATTTCTTAAAGATGAAACCAAGGATGAAGGGAAGGGCATTTGGAACTTTTCTACCTTTGCAGGTCTTGGGATGCTTTTTATAGCAATGACCTACATGCTTCAATTGATAGGTCTACCCATAGGGTCAGGTTTAGCTAATTTTTCTGTAGACGCTATTTCAGCACTACCTATTATTGGTGGTATTCTAGTAACCTTAGTTGGCTTTGGTTATTTAGTTGGCGATCGTAGAAAAGAACGAAAAGCCAAAAGAGCCGAAAAGAAAAAGGCAAAATCTCGCAAAAAGTATACAAACGATATCCACGGTTCGGAAGAGTTTGCGAAGACCAGTGGATTGGAGAATAATTTAGATTCTTCTTCCTCCTCATCATCAAGAAGATCATCTTCAAGATCAACCAGCTCAGCGGCATACGACATGGATAGCTTTGGATACCGCCATGCACGCCGTTTAATGAAATCACGCACCGATAAGAAATTTGCCGGAGTATGTGGTGGCTTAGCTAAATACTTTGGATTGAGCTCTACGGTTGTTCGTTTTATCTTTGGAGCAGTGTTTATAATGGGGTGGGGAACAAGCTTGCTTATTTATATTGGTCTAGCCTTAGCCATGCCTAAAGAGCCTATTGAGATGATGGATGATTTCGACTTTTAG
- a CDS encoding 5-formyltetrahydrofolate cyclo-ligase: MEISKEKKALRARLLDIRMDMNAETWSRRSKQIVDELKQLPEFLKAERIHCYVSMNQRHEIETHSLIQELLNENKKVIVPVTNFEDGTLQHIPLESWNELNENKWGILEPKSSTPYQGEFDVILVPLLAADKKFNRLGYGKGFYDRFLSSTNATKIGLLFHEYLMNQIPVDDHDEKLDILITDEITLRRNNDEISA; encoded by the coding sequence ATGGAAATTTCAAAAGAAAAGAAGGCTCTAAGAGCCCGCCTATTAGATATCCGTATGGATATGAATGCCGAGACGTGGAGTAGGAGATCGAAGCAGATTGTGGATGAGCTAAAGCAACTACCTGAGTTTTTAAAGGCTGAGCGAATTCACTGCTATGTGTCTATGAACCAGCGGCATGAAATCGAGACGCATAGTCTTATTCAAGAACTGCTGAATGAGAATAAGAAAGTGATTGTGCCAGTTACCAATTTCGAAGACGGCACTTTACAGCATATCCCTCTGGAATCTTGGAACGAGCTGAATGAAAATAAATGGGGCATTCTAGAACCCAAAAGCAGCACTCCATATCAGGGCGAGTTTGATGTAATCTTGGTGCCTTTGCTAGCCGCCGATAAGAAATTTAATAGACTGGGGTACGGAAAAGGCTTTTATGATCGCTTTCTAAGTTCCACAAACGCCACAAAAATCGGACTACTATTTCATGAGTATCTGATGAATCAAATTCCCGTTGATGACCACGACGAGAAGCTTGATATTTTAATTACAGATGAAATAACTTTAAGGCGAAACAACGACGAAATTAGTGCGTAG
- the bshC gene encoding bacillithiol biosynthesis cysteine-adding enzyme BshC yields MNKESYTFEKLPFSKLFKTYIHDYSKLSSFYNYNPLSNEDIQLRAERTPYGDSHAQNIKALKSYHTTLGINQEVALKKLENKNALAVVTGQQLGVYGGPLFTIYKTLTTILLAREWESKLGRPVVPVFWLADEDHDFEEIAWVGIPGNTDFKKFEYQATSNGEPVADLKIEDSISTLMEELQEEMPETDFSDAIWDLFTTCCSTGQTFAAAFAQMMDKLFGKHGLLIAGSNYKEIKEIVAPAFLCSVDKSEEILTALQTQSEAIENDFHAQVHVGSTNLFYIDKEKGRLKIEKEAEGWSAGHLKWSTSELKETIENAPESFSPNVFLRPVIQDQLLPTLGYVAGPGEVAYYAQMKELYPHFDLEMPVIFPRFSATLIESGIDRIMDKIPFEFHRYGERIEDLESEYAKKSEDIDVEGLFNNWKSGLASASEEPHELIKSMDGSLDATVGKTVSTFENELNKLKGKVYRSIKQQEQTNIQRIHKIKAQLYPENGLQERMVSFIYFMNKYGLDIWDEIIELYSDDDLELDKHHLIKL; encoded by the coding sequence GTGAATAAAGAGTCTTACACCTTTGAAAAGCTTCCATTTTCGAAGCTTTTCAAAACTTATATCCACGACTATAGCAAGCTCTCATCCTTCTATAATTACAACCCGCTTTCAAACGAAGATATTCAGTTAAGAGCGGAGCGTACCCCATATGGCGATTCGCATGCTCAGAATATAAAAGCCCTAAAAAGCTATCACACTACCTTGGGTATTAACCAAGAAGTTGCTCTTAAGAAGCTTGAGAATAAAAATGCATTAGCGGTGGTTACTGGGCAACAATTAGGAGTATATGGTGGACCTTTATTTACCATCTACAAAACCTTAACCACTATATTATTGGCTCGTGAATGGGAATCCAAACTGGGTAGACCTGTAGTTCCCGTTTTTTGGTTGGCGGATGAAGACCATGATTTCGAAGAAATTGCATGGGTTGGAATTCCAGGGAATACAGATTTTAAAAAGTTTGAATATCAAGCTACATCGAATGGTGAACCTGTAGCGGATCTGAAAATAGAAGACTCCATTAGTACGCTAATGGAAGAACTTCAGGAAGAAATGCCAGAGACAGATTTTTCAGATGCAATCTGGGATCTATTTACGACCTGTTGTAGCACGGGGCAAACATTTGCAGCTGCCTTCGCACAAATGATGGACAAGCTGTTTGGAAAACATGGTTTACTTATTGCCGGTAGTAATTATAAAGAGATCAAAGAAATAGTTGCACCGGCTTTTTTATGCTCGGTAGATAAATCCGAGGAAATTTTAACTGCTCTTCAAACTCAATCTGAAGCTATAGAGAATGACTTTCATGCACAGGTTCATGTAGGGTCTACCAATCTCTTCTATATAGATAAGGAAAAGGGCAGGCTTAAGATTGAGAAAGAAGCAGAAGGGTGGAGTGCTGGTCATTTAAAATGGTCTACTTCAGAATTAAAAGAAACGATTGAGAATGCACCGGAATCGTTTTCACCAAATGTATTTCTACGCCCAGTGATTCAAGATCAGTTATTACCCACCTTGGGGTATGTAGCTGGACCAGGTGAGGTGGCCTACTATGCACAGATGAAAGAACTGTATCCTCATTTTGATCTTGAGATGCCTGTGATTTTCCCAAGATTTAGTGCTACTCTCATAGAGTCGGGCATAGATCGTATTATGGATAAAATCCCTTTTGAATTTCATAGATATGGAGAAAGGATAGAAGATCTAGAATCGGAGTATGCTAAGAAATCAGAAGACATTGATGTGGAAGGGCTCTTTAATAATTGGAAGAGTGGTTTAGCGTCGGCTTCGGAAGAACCCCATGAGCTTATCAAATCTATGGATGGTTCCCTAGATGCTACCGTTGGTAAAACGGTTTCAACTTTTGAGAATGAACTCAATAAGCTGAAGGGCAAAGTGTACCGTTCAATCAAGCAGCAGGAGCAAACGAATATTCAGCGCATTCACAAAATTAAGGCTCAGTTATATCCAGAAAATGGGCTTCAAGAGCGTATGGTTTCATTCATTTATTTCATGAACAAATACGGATTAGATATTTGGGATGAAATAATAGAGCTTTATAGTGACGATGATTTGGAACTAGATAAACATCATTTGATCAAACTTTGA
- a CDS encoding bifunctional nuclease family protein, with translation MSKVLMEILGLSTSPSSGGAYALILSEASGNRRLPIIIGSFEAQAIALELENIKPPRPMTHDLLKNFVLSVNAEVQHIHINDLSDGTFYAQIVLQREGETIEIDARPSDAIALAVRFGTDIYVNDTVLNEAGISTEPEPSTLEEALNVEHKEPVEQELSRLDELQEALKQAIESENYEKAAKLRDSIQKLKAN, from the coding sequence TTGAGCAAAGTTTTAATGGAAATATTAGGGTTGTCTACAAGCCCAAGTAGTGGGGGCGCATACGCGCTCATACTTTCAGAAGCGTCTGGTAACCGTCGGCTACCAATTATTATAGGATCGTTTGAAGCACAAGCTATCGCCTTAGAGCTTGAGAATATTAAGCCTCCACGGCCTATGACGCACGACTTACTGAAGAATTTTGTGCTTAGTGTGAATGCCGAAGTTCAACATATCCATATCAATGATTTATCGGATGGAACGTTTTATGCACAAATCGTGCTGCAACGTGAGGGCGAAACTATTGAAATAGATGCAAGGCCAAGCGACGCAATCGCTTTAGCTGTTCGATTTGGTACTGATATCTATGTAAACGATACGGTATTAAATGAGGCAGGTATCTCAACCGAGCCAGAACCATCTACGTTAGAAGAAGCCTTAAATGTTGAACACAAGGAACCGGTAGAACAAGAACTCTCTCGCTTAGATGAACTACAAGAAGCTCTAAAACAAGCTATTGAATCTGAGAACTACGAAAAAGCAGCTAAGCTGAGAGATAGTATCCAAAAATTAAAGGCAAATTAG
- a CDS encoding NADH-quinone oxidoreductase subunit A — protein sequence MLDSYFPILILTAIAIVLALLLMTLSRILGPFRPNKHKLNPYESGMDPVGEARERYSISFYLVAMEFIVFDLEVVFIYPWAVRYLDLGLGTFISMMVFITILLVGLLYTLKKGTLDWDLKTNKI from the coding sequence ATGCTCGACAGTTATTTTCCTATTCTAATTCTTACAGCAATCGCAATTGTACTTGCATTGCTCTTAATGACATTATCTCGAATTCTCGGGCCATTCAGACCAAATAAGCACAAATTGAATCCATACGAGAGTGGCATGGACCCTGTGGGTGAAGCACGAGAGCGTTATTCAATCAGCTTTTACTTGGTTGCGATGGAGTTCATCGTATTCGATCTCGAAGTAGTGTTTATCTATCCATGGGCCGTTAGGTATTTAGATCTAGGCTTGGGAACGTTCATTTCCATGATGGTATTCATAACTATACTACTTGTGGGTCTTCTTTATACACTTAAGAAAGGCACGCTCGATTGGGATCTCAAAACAAATAAAATTTAA
- a CDS encoding NADH-quinone oxidoreductase subunit B, which produces MGIESALGEGYLTTRLDKLINWGRANAAWPMPMGLACCAIEMMAFAGPKYDVSRFGSEVFRFSPRQSDVMIVAGWTTYKMSHAIRRIWDQMPDPKWCIAMGACASTGGMHRCYGVVQGVDNFLPVDAYISGCPPRPDAVIHALMKIQDKIKTEHSVLLDT; this is translated from the coding sequence ATGGGTATTGAATCAGCATTAGGCGAAGGTTATTTAACCACCCGCTTAGACAAATTAATTAATTGGGGTAGAGCAAACGCAGCTTGGCCAATGCCAATGGGTTTAGCCTGTTGTGCTATTGAGATGATGGCATTTGCTGGACCTAAATACGATGTTTCTAGATTTGGTTCTGAGGTATTCCGTTTCTCTCCTCGCCAAAGCGATGTAATGATTGTTGCCGGTTGGACGACTTACAAAATGTCGCACGCTATCCGCAGAATTTGGGATCAAATGCCGGATCCAAAGTGGTGTATTGCTATGGGTGCTTGTGCATCTACGGGTGGTATGCACCGTTGCTACGGGGTTGTACAAGGTGTAGACAATTTCTTACCTGTTGATGCATACATCTCAGGATGTCCTCCTCGCCCAGACGCGGTTATTCATGCATTAATGAAGATCCAAGACAAAATTAAAACTGAACACTCTGTTCTCCTAGATACCTAA
- a CDS encoding NADH-quinone oxidoreductase subunit C translates to MSLELNETLQAVVDGLSENFSDKLIEVYQSSGDTFVRVEADAIVEVCKYLKESQHFILLCDIFGNDRYTSEERFEVIYNLLNLRTQTRLFLKTRVEEKDPVLDSVVEVWPAAGWNEREVYDMFGVRFENHPDLRRIYMPEDFDYFPLRKEFPLLGIPGSIELPNTTPDTE, encoded by the coding sequence ATGAGTTTAGAATTAAATGAGACTTTACAGGCTGTAGTTGATGGTTTATCAGAAAACTTTTCTGATAAGTTAATCGAGGTCTACCAATCAAGCGGTGATACTTTTGTGCGCGTTGAAGCAGATGCCATCGTTGAAGTGTGTAAATACCTAAAAGAGTCGCAGCACTTCATTTTACTGTGCGACATTTTTGGCAACGATCGCTACACTTCTGAAGAACGCTTTGAAGTTATTTACAACCTATTGAACCTAAGAACTCAAACTCGACTTTTCCTTAAAACACGTGTTGAGGAAAAAGATCCAGTTTTAGATTCCGTTGTTGAAGTATGGCCAGCGGCTGGATGGAACGAGCGTGAAGTTTATGACATGTTTGGGGTTCGTTTTGAAAACCACCCAGACTTACGCAGAATTTATATGCCTGAAGACTTCGACTACTTCCCACTTCGTAAAGAGTTTCCTCTTCTGGGTATTCCAGGTTCTATTGAATTGCCGAACACAACACCAGATACGGAGTAA
- the nuoD gene encoding NADH dehydrogenase (quinone) subunit D, whose translation MKDINSKVNPQFQELHQRSIYQSLEDKHTTVEELAGDDPLNAKMILNMGPQHPATHGVLRLVLQLNGETIEKTKLDIGYLHRGVEKIAENKTYQEFMPYTDRMDYLSPYSNNVALCSAVEKIASVEVPERAHYIRMIGCELARISSHLLWLGTMVMDAGAISFFIWTFREREKIYDIMDQIAGHRFTVSHARVGGVANDLTSSATAIIKEFIEKFPNELKDWHKLLDRNRIFIDRNENVGVLETERALGLGATGPVLRASGFAVDQRIISPYARYDQVEFEVPTRMEGDNLARYFVRMEEMQESIRIIRQCLDKLPTGPIRSNNAKHAYPSKDEVYYSMEGMIHDFMMTDTGICPPAGAECYHAVESPKGELGYYIQSDGTGHPWRIKINTPSFRNLQVLENILDGEMVADTVVVIGGVDPVMGEADK comes from the coding sequence ATGAAAGACATTAATAGTAAAGTAAATCCTCAATTCCAGGAACTGCACCAACGCAGTATCTACCAAAGTCTTGAAGACAAACATACTACCGTTGAAGAATTAGCTGGCGATGACCCTTTAAATGCCAAGATGATTCTGAACATGGGTCCTCAGCACCCTGCAACACACGGTGTACTTCGTTTAGTGCTTCAGTTGAACGGTGAGACTATTGAAAAAACCAAACTTGATATTGGTTACCTCCACCGTGGTGTTGAGAAAATTGCAGAGAATAAGACTTACCAAGAATTCATGCCATACACCGATCGCATGGATTACTTATCACCTTATAGTAACAACGTAGCGTTATGCTCGGCGGTTGAAAAAATTGCAAGTGTAGAAGTACCAGAGCGTGCTCATTACATCCGAATGATTGGTTGCGAGCTAGCTCGTATATCCTCTCACCTACTTTGGTTAGGAACTATGGTTATGGATGCGGGTGCTATTTCATTCTTTATCTGGACCTTCAGAGAGCGTGAAAAGATTTACGATATCATGGATCAGATTGCTGGCCATAGATTTACCGTATCTCATGCTCGTGTGGGTGGAGTTGCGAACGATTTAACAAGCAGCGCAACAGCCATCATTAAAGAGTTTATTGAGAAGTTCCCTAATGAGCTTAAAGACTGGCATAAACTGCTAGATCGTAACAGAATTTTTATTGATCGAAACGAAAACGTGGGTGTTCTTGAAACAGAACGTGCACTTGGCTTAGGAGCTACGGGTCCTGTACTTCGTGCTTCGGGTTTCGCTGTTGATCAACGTATCATCTCGCCATATGCAAGATACGACCAAGTTGAGTTTGAAGTGCCTACACGTATGGAAGGCGACAACTTAGCGCGATACTTTGTGCGTATGGAAGAGATGCAAGAAAGTATTCGCATTATTCGCCAGTGTTTAGACAAACTACCAACAGGTCCTATTCGCTCGAATAACGCAAAACATGCCTACCCATCCAAAGATGAAGTTTATTACTCGATGGAAGGTATGATTCATGACTTTATGATGACTGATACGGGTATCTGCCCTCCTGCAGGTGCGGAATGTTATCATGCGGTTGAGTCACCAAAAGGTGAACTCGGATATTACATCCAAAGTGATGGCACAGGTCATCCATGGAGAATCAAAATTAACACTCCATCCTTCCGTAACCTTCAAGTACTAGAAAATATACTTGATGGCGAAATGGTTGCCGATACTGTAGTAGTAATTGGTGGAGTTGATCCGGTAATGGGAGAAGCAGACAAATAA
- the nuoE gene encoding complex I 24 kDa subunit family protein — translation MANTYEFTPEDLQEIEEIKAKFPEVMPATLPTLWVAQRRFGHVEPEVQHLVAETLGLPVSHVHGVATFYTQYYKKKMGTYVLDVCTTTSCQLCGGYEMLRHLENKLGIKAGETTDDGMFSIQSVECLGACGYAPMMQITNDVYVNNLTEEKLDEVIESLKAGKMPEFESVGMPQHKERS, via the coding sequence ATGGCAAATACGTACGAATTTACTCCTGAAGACTTACAAGAAATTGAGGAAATAAAAGCAAAATTTCCTGAGGTAATGCCTGCTACCCTACCAACGCTATGGGTAGCACAACGTCGTTTCGGACATGTTGAGCCTGAAGTTCAGCATTTAGTAGCCGAAACTTTAGGATTACCGGTTTCACACGTACACGGTGTAGCAACTTTCTACACACAGTACTACAAAAAGAAAATGGGTACTTATGTATTAGACGTATGTACCACTACGAGTTGTCAGCTTTGTGGCGGATATGAAATGCTTCGCCACTTAGAGAACAAACTTGGGATTAAAGCAGGTGAGACTACCGACGACGGTATGTTCAGTATTCAATCTGTTGAGTGTTTAGGCGCATGTGGATATGCACCGATGATGCAGATTACGAACGACGTTTACGTAAACAATCTCACTGAAGAGAAATTAGATGAGGTAATTGAAAGCTTAAAAGCTGGAAAGATGCCAGAATTTGAATCTGTGGGCATGCCACAACACAAAGAAAGGAGCTAA